From the genome of Xiphophorus hellerii strain 12219 chromosome 11, Xiphophorus_hellerii-4.1, whole genome shotgun sequence, one region includes:
- the castor2 gene encoding cytosolic arginine sensor for mTORC1 subunit 2 has protein sequence MELHILEHSLKVASIEKEGIEICTHGLIKLAFLASKTRCKFFSLTETPEDYTIIVDEEGFKELPQSNLISVADSTWLALNVVSGGGNASSSQPIGVTKIAKSVIAPLADHNISVFMLSTYQTDFILVRERDLPMVMHTLSSEFTLFRVVNGETVAAHNLGISNGFVKPKLVPRPIIHPLSSPSNMFCVTSLDPDTLPSVATLLMDVMFYSRGSKEVGASGEDSSHIRFFSFSLIEGYISLVMDEQTAQRFPNNVLFTSASGELWKMVRIGGQPLGFDECGIVAQISEPLAKADIPAYYISTFKFDHALVPEENIQSVIRALRTESTAQ, from the exons ATGGAGCTTCATATCTTAGAGCACAGCTTGAAAGTGGCGAGTATAGAGAAAGAGGGGATCGAGATTTGCACCCATGGATTAATAAAACTCGCCTTCCTGGCCTCCAAAACAAG ATGCAAGTTCTTCAGTTTGACGGAGACTCCAGAGGACTACACTATCATCGTGGACGAGGAAGGATTTAAAG agcTGCCCCAGTCAAATCTCATCAGTGTTGCCGATTCAACATGGCTGGCGCTCAACGTGGTTTCCGGCGGCGGCAACGCTTCCAGCTCGCAGCCCATCGGCGTCACCAAAATCGCCAAATCAGTCATCGCGCCACTGGCCGACCACAACATCTCTGTTTTCATGCTGTCAACGTATCAGACCGACTTCATCCTG GTCCGAGAGCGCGACCTGCCAATGGTCATGCACACTCTGTCTTCCGAGTTCACACTGTTCCGGGTTGTCAATGGAGAAACAGTCGCCGCACACAACCTGGGAATCTCCAACGGATTTGTGAAGCCGAAACTTG TGCCGCGCCCCATCATTCACCCTCTGTCCAGCCCCAGCAACATGTTCTGTGTGACCAGCTTGGACCCAGACACGCTGCCCTCCGTCGCCACGCTGCTCATGGACGTCATGTTCTACTCTAGAGG GTCAAAAGAGGTCGGGGCGTCCGGCGAGGACTCCAGTCACATCcgcttcttctccttctctctgATCGAGGGCTATATCTCACTGGTCATGGACGAGCAGACAGCTCAGAG GTTCCCAAACAACGTTCTGTTCACCAGCGCCTCTGGTGAGCTCTGGAAAATGGTTCGAATTGGAGGACAACCTTTAGGCTTTG atgaATGTGGCATCGTGGCTCAGATATCAGAACCTCTGGCAAAAGCTGACATTCCTGCTTACTACATTAGTACCTTCAAGTTTGACCACGCTCTG GTCCCGGAGGAGAACATCCAGAGCGTGATCAGAGCTCTGCGGACCGAGAGCACAGCGCAGTGA